The Hippoglossus stenolepis isolate QCI-W04-F060 chromosome 11, HSTE1.2, whole genome shotgun sequence genome includes a window with the following:
- the LOC124854441 gene encoding uncharacterized protein LOC124854441, with protein sequence MFTSSDQTLSLTPSPHSPSSCGKTRETHAQSSLSLPEPEAWKPSPTPRHGLAQGARSSSLQVPHAVPEYLGLPPRAASCDVPYGHDEGSSDQGSGSLSPHGMLRRRGGLVEQKDIIMAHQAHKIQSTPQALRKEWEMARFGDESAPTTVDSGDGDMEQGGDPQDPAAVLSASMKQAKAQRDWTMAMYNPVPHRQNCLTVNRSLFIFAEDNIIRKYARRIIEWPYPFHEKHELCVCASWS encoded by the exons ATGTTCACCAGTTCGGACCAGACCCTCTCCCTCACACCCAGCCCCCACTCTCCATCCAGCTGTGGTAAAACAAGAGAGACACATGCCCAGTCCTCCCTGTCCCTCCCCGAGCCTGAGGCCTGGAAGCCCAGCCCCACTCCGCGTCACGGCCTCGCTCAGGGAGCTCGCTCCAGTTCCCTGCAGGTCCCTCATGCCGTCCCCGAGTACCTGGGGCTGCCACCTCGAGCGGCCAGCTGCGATGTGCCTTACGGTCATGATGAGGGCTCGTCTGATCAGGGCTCAGGATCTCTGAGCCCCCATGGTATGCTGCGGCGGCGTGGGGGACTCGTGGAGCAGAAGGACATCATCATGGCTCACCAGGCTCACAAAATCCAGAGCACGCCGCAGGCCCTCAGGAAGGAGTGGGA GATGGCTCGGTTCGGAGACGAGTCCGCTCCCACCACGGTGGACTCCGGGGACGGGGACATGGAGCAAGGCGGGGACCCACAGGACCCGGCGGCGGTTCTCTCGGCTTCCATGAAACAAGCCAAGGCGCAGCGGGACTGGACCATGGCTATGTACAACCCCGTCCCCCACCGGCAGAACTGCCTCACCGTCAACAGGTCGCTCTTCATCTTCGCAGAGGACAACATCATCAGGAAATACGCGAGGAGGATCATTGAGTGGCCATATCCTTTCCATGAAAAACACGAGTTATGTGTGTGCGCTTCATGGTCGTaa